Proteins from one Trichoplusia ni isolate ovarian cell line Hi5 chromosome 9, tn1, whole genome shotgun sequence genomic window:
- the LOC113497470 gene encoding protein bark beetle isoform X2 has product MECCKDMGVQKRHSQFSDTKYKWRTVLVFIITVLCCFSECKGQELGSASVEPYLNKSVGLTELSGGVLTGGRTVWKPDGSPYLLRDDLLIERDAELVVEPGVEVRFAPMIGITVRGKLVAVGANQNGITFTSAEEPLRAAKPIPDIRLVDGPSILVGRVQLLHRGQWRSVCTNSRNWTINDMETACRQLGFMGGSFYNWMDRQPERRARLLFEEPKCKGTEYDLFQCDWNSRQLGSGVCDYHPDLAIQCSPHHDVNDLSGARRHWRGIRFENAVYERILTAVNTLYVPTSMSRLEHVTIKYAGLGRDNNATSALDIIGVPPVMEDIEISNAAFNAINVTSPNAPIVINNCTIQNNRGYGVYVNSTYGMARIENCLIHDNGGDGVKYVVHEMNIDERLDRSEIFDLCTLASTPSQTFPIQMSIEQSRYSNMERDCHQKFYTRPDHVLTLSFIKLLTNQNNTGELFIYDGLTTEDKLLLAFSIRNQTRPQSVTSTRNRMYVRFHANTRTDITGFLRLTSGTSKTYDLNVTDTIISDNNGRGVVIENLRSQIHIHRTSISNNNHVAGLQVVSGAGDVNVTESRISFNQGDGINITVTGGNRNVSRSILSSNQGYGIAVWINNTQETEYIPVNQTTAVEYSEIFKNLDVGILHGNFCGDSWVNITGNWFNSSVESTIEIFTCWRYNNPARLLNLQVGHNRFYENQRVPLKIQPALNINGRIEYNYFEHGNYGAIVIMNRIEGKYLEEFEILPARFHIQHNYFFGNKGPFVVNLGLSPYSDLQYILFSRNFLRDNKIREPFEPVEGISSRLTPRSRVAATIVLASSNIDVYRNIINNPEAQYEIGSHVEDQSKILNCTYNWLGFGEEEKVYNRLFHRKDRYNLAKIIYMPYLLHSSNPGATQINYNSLYVPQFNVPGTYVVGGEVEGIEILRQGEYDVNKDINIRPGGKLVLQSGVILKFPPAIGIMVAGKLDARGKRPNDITFTLKEEVIMTNESVYETDFEPTTPGYTEPIVPIRLLGGRTQHEGRLQVRIDDKWGTVCNYRWNIINAALVCNQLGLALNPDDWFLEPNEIPSAGLTEDIILSNVECTEFDNDITKCKAETKEHFENSCTHDNDVGIRCYETSWAGVRFSVIAERADLQYVTVEKAGLLDYSSNLFKPALQIDFARHSFESIRITNNYHDGLGILYSDLYGADAVNTVRNSEFSNNRGSGISFKQLGLKVYGSVIENNNLAGISHNPHIPGPQQREIAGWFNLDPGFNMDESNYHPIMVPEYETDISLVNGETRHIVFTKRYGENVAKSYNIKCNPGYVLGLQLLNPIHNFSTENICIYDSQNINEGSVKWCLDRDLSTFPTTSNSFGVVLTYESGTNALGGVVLVVSTIVAPLQNLRNRIVKGPVPTLQVINSKIKGNTKGVKALYYNRYLNELGDHFLRKANESIKIFNCEIAHNKEEAIYVNTPFWDIHDSNITEITIMVNSSLITDNGKGIYHFARDLRSSNNLYHYILQDNTIERNKHGGFDVGLPYVWQYNENFTHSVYMHNNTWRSNQNFALVVDGHFAEVNITKNIFTDNNCKTGLISIQGMEKKMMIDGNFIERNNGQFMVKFHMDSQSEIMGIVYALFIHNQVKNNKHIIAQVSRGALIRSVDPTYVIGFKGIQKVKVSRNLFGNNALEYTLLAGIKTAKIDNLLDVTENWWGSTVEKEIRNQIFDFDDWNNHAIAVFLPYLLEDDMDSSLSASFSPTNTDIDELGGRLLSNYTIESRMAPYIIKSDITVMPNIILTINPGVILEFAPNVGILVMGTLLAIGHSQAPIVMRPLSPEPNVEINRITKRDVSQYSSSHHKHRRQLESMTMTNSIRLCTGRNCSIVDNTAEKTNEGFLEYYNRTTLQWVPMCDNRFTERNAQVVCRELGFDPINVFFDRDRRVEYHSNSLSRIWSWPEPLQCVGTEDRYEDCPIRLNGQLYGHRHECKWDSEFVFIHCGTRNLEDSLEYWGGIRFANPEFEYSLYEHRIHDHHTHETMKKSESELYHVQIIGAGILHNEKSPAIQSIVKNPKIQNVNITKCAHHGINLVSPTDTINMMYNSVNDILGEGVSAISLTGEGRESDESSFTPLKDLNLPYHLFSLIDICDSTKMITVEERVLLYYKYDNNPVNCVKIFKSMYRVKPFGFRLLQFNLFNHTQNYGKRDSLTLYDGDIYNITAPMIGYLENGSPDEKKLFKTDGASLSVSLFANGASAVHGFIAEIVTLPISAIGFNRDVQHNISSSEFINNRDGAITYQSVGEVNPLVAITRNEILNNCLKLYGNFTTCPSAVRVDVQNTQTLVFRNNLVRNNVGGLLVRADSRGSATSLRGWIHNNLFFANHDLPCLKVEGRQSSPYQEVTIYRNYFTRNRVPYSDVIILRQVVSNFTHNYVHDNTGMRILEVSGFDKVRLPIYQTTSHNGFYKNYATDREGRATIVAGTAGQNYVDNIFFNPDNDYEMITVNRSISLDLWRTRIDAKHNFWSYNETLAVAGRIRDQSDNPLLLEVDYRPFYMNNQTVLGGGKCPPGWDAVSGTCYMYVGAPMTYEEARNFCLSDNASMPYISGNYAALYEFISRQNQWFQYGDRVWVNHIGYVSQCTSFAFSSVDITDCNQKNSFICEIDPKITIDPMSWKGDTLAVAFIGVLLAAVVLVAAALVCWYSKSKHRHVQRLERRNSIRQSLHSVRSIGSINGGFPDTPYRRKLAQMSTRSTDTLTKGSDYRKMLASTTSMESMEKSQFNSSLDDNQSFDIYEAHNPNTNVMPLTHTTFVKKPITPEYSVPQNNARQYGNLAFRNEGYRDNSGTASGAPSINTVATEEIPILHQHEGIRPPDEYILSPHNDSQYYTSDTLPLRDNSDDGDLKRQLERAGKIYGPYGAPAGAYGAQPKLSFLMELRSKMPEQPQAGAAPTTTFGQRNNVADQQQYYEDNLPSPPHPPVYSSAYDTTASDNIPSYDSSPQDLSREFEDSPLPELHHRSKSEALLETNFDFEDSESSPIPMSEASRSHSQPLETAM; this is encoded by the exons ggTGCAAATCAAAACGGAATAACGTTCACAAGTGCAGAGGAGCCGCTTAGGGCAGCAAAACCTATTCCGGATATCCGTCTAGTAGATGGACCGTCCATCTTAGTTGGAAGAGTGCAATTGTTACATCGAGGGCAATGGCGATCAGTATGCACGAACTCCAGAAA TTGGACGATCAACGACATGGAGACGGCGTGCAGGCAATTAGGTTTCATGGGCGGATCTTTCTACAACTGGATGGATCGCCAACCTGAAAGGAGAGCAAGACTTTTATTCGAAGAACCAAAGTGTAAAGGAACTGAATACGATCTCTTCCAATGTGACTGGAACTCTAGACAACTCGGCTCAGGTGTCTGTGACTATCATCCTGATCTCGCCATCCAGTGCTCACCACATCACGATGTCAATGACCTGTCCGGTGCTAGACGGCACTGGAGAGGAATACGATTCGAGAATGCAGTGTACGAACGAATACTCACCGCAGTAAATACTCTATACGTTCCTACGTCAATGTCAAGACTTGAACACGTAACCATCAAATATGCAGGTCTAGGTAGAGACAACAATGCAACAAGTGCCTTAGATATTATTGGGGTCCCACCTGTTATGGAAGACATAGAAATATCGAACGCAGCGTTCAATGCGATTAATGTGACGTCACCTAACGCTCCCATAGTTATAAACAATTGCACGATTCAAAACAATAGAGGATATGGCGTGTATGTGAATTCTACGTATGGTATGGCTAGGATCGAGAATTGCTTGATTCACGACAACGGCGGCGACGGGGTCAAATACGTGGTGCACGAAATGAATATCGATGAAAGGCTCGACAGGAGCGAAATATTCGATTTATGCACATTGGCATCTACGCCCAGTCAGACATTTCCAATTCAAATGTCAATTGAACAATCACGATATTCTAATATGGAAAGGGATTGCCATCAAAAGTTTTATACCAGACCCGACCATGTACTTACATTAAGCTTTATAAAACTCCTGACTAATCAAAACAATACCGgtgaattatttatatacgaCGGTTTAACGACTGAGGATAAACTTTTATTAGCATTCAGTATTAGAAATCAGACTCGACCGCAAAGTGTTACGTCAACGAGGAACCGCATGTACGTGAGATTTCATGCTAACACGAGGACCGATATTACAGGCTTTTTACGGTTGACGTCAGGCACCAGCAAAACGTATGATTTAAACGTAACCGATACAATTATATCGGACAACAATGGTAGAGGTGTGGTCATAGAAAACCTCAGATCCCAGATCCACATTCATCGCACTTCTATATCCAATAATAATCATGTGGCTGGTCTACAAGTCGTTAGTGGAGCTGGAGATGTTAATGTCACTGAAAGTAGAATTTCCTTTAACCAAGGAGATGGTATCAACATCACCGTGACTGGAGGAAATAGAAACGTATCGAGAAGTATACTGAGCTCCAATCAAGGATACGGTATCGCCGTATGGATTAATAATACTCAAGAAACAGAATACATTCCAGTAAATCAGACCACAGCTGTAGAAtattcagaaatatttaaaaatctggATGTTGGAATACTGCACGGTAACTTTTGCGGAGACAGTTGGGTCAACATTACTGGTAATTGGTTTAATTCAAGCGTGGAAAGCACAATAGAGATATTTACTTGTTGGAGATATAACAATCCGGCCAGATTGCTCAATTTACAAGTAGGACATAATAGATTTTACGAAAACCAAAGAGTACCTCTAAAGATCCAACCAGCTCTCAATATAAATGGACGGATTGAATATAACTACTTTGAACACGGTAATTATGGTGCAATAGTGATTATGAATCGAATAGAAGGGAAGTATTTAgaagaatttgaaatattaccGGCGCGATTTCATATTCAACACAATTATTTCTTCGGAAATAAAGGTCCGTTTGTCGTTAACCTGGGTTTATCTCCATACAGTGATCTACAGTACATACTATTTTCAAGAAACTTCCTTCGTGATAATAAGATAAGAGAACCTTTTGAGCCGGTAGAAGGTATATCTTCAAGACTGACACCAAGAAGTAGAGTCGCCGCTACGATAGTATTAGCTTCAAGTAACATTGACGTATACAGAAATATCATAAACAACCCAGAAGCACAATATGAAATCGGCTCACACGTGGAAGATCAGAGTAAGATTCTAAATTGTACCTACAACTGGCTCGGATTCGGCGAAGAAGAAAAAGTTTACAATAGATTATTCCATAGAAAAGATAGATATAATTtagctaaaattatttacatgcCATATTTACTACATAGTAGCAACCCAGGAGCtactcaaataaattataattcactGTACGTACCGCAGTTTAATGTACCGGGTACTTACGTAGTCGGCGGTGAGGTTGAAGGCATAGAAATACTTCGACAAGGAGAGTACGATGTTAATAAGGATATTAATATTCGTCCGGGAGGAAAACTAGTTTTACAATCCGGCGTAATATTGAAATTCCCGCCAGCTATCGGGATTATGGTCGCGGGTAAATTGGACGCAAGAGGAAAACGTCCCAATGATATTACATTTACTTTGAAGGAAGAAGTAATAATGACTAATGAGAGTGTTTACGAAACTGATTTTGAGCCTACCACACCAGGATATACTGAGCCTATTGTGCCTATAAGACTTTTAGGTGGTAGAACTCAACATGAAGGTAGATTACAAGTACGAATAGACGATAAATGGGGAACCGTATGCAATTATAGATGGAATATAATTAATGCTGCTTTAGTCTGCAATCAACTTGGACTTGCCTTAAATCCAGACGATTGGTTCTTAGAGCCCAACGAAATACCGTCAGCTGGCCTTACCGAGGACATCATATTATCCAACGTCGAATGTACGGAATTTGATAATGATATAACCAAATGTAAGGCTGAAACTAAAGAACATTTTGAGAATTCTTGTACGCATGATAATGACGTCGGAATAAGGTGTTACGAAACTAGTTGGGCTGGAGTCAGATTTAGCGTGATAGCTGAACGTGCTGATTTACAGTATGTGACTGTGGAGAAAGCTGGACTTTTAGACTATTCTTCAAATCTGTTCAAACCAGCTCTTCAGATCGATTTTGCTAGACATAGCTTCGAAAGTATCAGAATAACGAACAATTATCACGATGGCTTAGGAATTCTGTATTCAGACTTATACGGAGCCGATGCTGTAAATACAGTTCGTAACTCAGAATTCAGCAATAACAGAGGAAGTGGTATCAGTTTCAAACAACTTGGTCTGAAAGTATATGGATCTGTGATAGAAAACAACAATTTGGCCGGCATTTCGCACAACCCTCACATACCTGGTCCACAACAAAGAGAGATAGCTGGCTGGTTTAACTTAGATCCTGGATTCAATATGGATGAATCTAATTACCACCCGATAATGGTACCAGAATATGAAACAGATATCAGTTTAGTAAACGGTGAAACACGACACATTGTATTTACAAAACGCTACGGCGAGAATGTCGCTAAATCATACAACATTAAATGTAATCCAGGGTATGTTCTTGGGCTGCAACTTCTGAACCCTATTCACAATTTCTCAAcagaaaatatttgcatttatgaCTCGCAAAACATCAATGAAGGTAGTGTTAAATGGTGTCTCGATCGTGATCTATCAACGTTCCCGACGACTAGTAATAGTTTTGGAGTCGTGCTAACGTATGAAAGTGGAACGAATGCTTTAGGAGGAGTCGTGTTAGTTGTAAGCACTATTGTTGCTCCATTGCAAAACCTAAGAAACAGAATAGTGAAAGGACCTGTACCGACGCTGCAAGTCATCAATTCAAAGATAAAAGGAAACACGAAAGGCGTTAAAGCGCTTTACTACAATCGTTATCTCAATGAATTGGGCGATCACTTCTTACGAAAAGCTAACgaaagtatcaaaatatttaattgtgaaaTAGCTCACAACAAGGAAGAAGCAATTTATGTCAATACTCCCTTCTGGGATATTCACGATAGCAATATTACTGAAATAACGATTATGGTCAACAGCAGTTTGATCACAGACAACGGTAAAGGAATATATCACTTTGCAAGAGACTTGAGAAGttctaataatttatatcattataTTCTTCAAGATAATACTATAGAAAGAAACAAACATGGAGGGTTTGATGTGGGCTTGCCTTATGTTTGGCAGTATAATGAAAACTTCACCCACTCGGTATATATGCACAATAATACATGGCGTAGCAACCAAAACTTTGCGCTTGTCGTAGATGGCCATTTCGCTGAAGTCAACAtaactaagaatatttttactGACAATAATTGTAAAACCGGACTCATCTCTATCCAAGGCATGGAGAAGAAGATGATGATTGATGGTAActttattgaaagaaataatGGTCAGTTTATGGTAAAATTCCATATGGACAGTCAAAGCGAAATCATGGGTATTGTCTACGCTTTATTCATTCATAACCAAGTGAAGAATAATAAGCACATTATAGCACAAGTTAGCAGAGGAGCTTTGATAAGATCTGTTGATCCTACTTACGTAATAGGTTTTAAAGGAATACAGAAGGTGAAAGTCAGCAGAAACTTGTTTGGAAACAACGCGTTGGAGTATACATTGCTAGCCGGCATTAAAACGGCGAAAATAGATAACTTATTGGACGTCACTGAAAACTGGTGGGGCAGTACTGTAGAGAAAGAAATACGGAatcaaatttttgattttgatgattgGAACAACCACGCTATTGCTGTATTTCTACCATATTTACTAGAAGACGATATGGATTCCAGTCTTTCTGCTTCATTCAGTCCTACCAATACGGATATAGACGAGTTAGGTGGTCGGTTGTTATCAAACTACACCATAGAATCAAGAATGGCTCCGTATATTATAAAATCTGATATAACCGTTATGCCAAACATCATTCTGACGATAAACCCTGGCGTTATCTTAGAATTTGCACCAAATGTAGGTATCTTGGTTATGGGCACTCTTCTGGCCATTGGTCACAGCCAAGCACCAATAGTCATGAGGCCACTATCTCCGGAACCGAATGTGGAGATCAATAGAATAACGAAGAGAGACGTCAGCCAGTATTCTTCAAGTCACCACAAACACAGACGTCAATTAGAATCAATGACTATGACAAACTCCATAAGGCTATGTACTGGAAGAAATTGTTCTATCGTCGATAACACAGCAGAGAAAACAAACGAAGGTTTCTTGGAATATTACAACAGGACGACTCTCCAATGGGTTCCGATGTGCGACAATCGATTCACTGAAAGGAATGCTCAGGTTGTGTGCAGGGAACTGGGCTTTGATCCAATCAATGTATTCTTTGACCGTGACCGACGAGTGGAATATCACAGCAATTCGTTGTCACGTATTTGGTCCTGGCCGGAACCATTGCAATGTGTAGGAACTGAAGACCGTTACGAAGACTGTCCAATTAGACTGAATGGACAACTATACGGCCATAGACACGAATGTAAATGGGATTCGGAATTTGTCTTCATACATTGTGGTACAAGAAATCTGGAGGATTCGTTAGAATATTGGGGTGGAATAAGGTTCGCTAACCCAGAATTTGAGTATTCTCTATACGAGCACCGCATCCACGATCACCACACACATGAAACAATGAAGAAGTCTGAAAGCGAGTTATACCACGTGCAAATAATTGGAGCTGGTATTCTACACAATGAGAAGTCTCCAGCTATACAAAGTATAGTCAAGAacccaaaaatacaaaatgtgaaTATTACAAAGTGTGCTCACCATGGCATTAACTTAGTGTCACCCACCGATACAATTAACATGATGTATAATTCTGTGAATGATATATTAGGTGAAGGAGTCAGTGCCATATCGTTAACTGGGGAGGGTAGAGAATCTGATGAGTCCAGCTTCACACCGCTAAAAGATTTGAATTTACCCTACCATTTATTTTCACTCATCGACATTTGTGATAGCACCAAAATGATAACTGTGGAAGAGCGTGTgttgttgtattataaatacgatAACAATCCAGTGAATTGCGTGAAGATCTTCAAGAGTATGTACAGAGTGAAGCCGTTTGGATTCAGACTATTACAATTCAACCTGTTCAACCACACGCAAAATTATGGAAAACGCGATTCCTTGACATTGTACGATGgtgatatttataatatcacGGCTCCTATGATTGGCTATTTGGAGAACGGGTCGCCTGATGAGAAGAAACTGTTTAAGACTGACGGCGCTAGTCTCAGTGTCTCGTTGTTTGCTAACGGAGCGTCTGCTGTTCATGGATTTATTGCTGAGATCGTCACCTTGCCGATATCTGCTATTGGTTTCA ATCGCGATGTCCAGCACAACATATCAAGCAGCGAGTTCATAAACAACAGAGATGGGGCTATCACATACCAGTCGGTAGGCGAAGTCAACCCACTAGTGGCCATCACAAGGAACGAGATATTAAATAACTGTCTCAAGTTATACGGAAACTTTACGACATGTCCGTCTGCTGTCAGAGTTGACGTACAGAACACACAGACATTGGTGTTCAGA AATAACTTGGTGCGTAATAACGTTGGCGGTTTACTGGTTCGAGCTGACTCTAGAGGATCGGCGACGTCGCTTCGTGGATGGATACACAACAACCTGTTCTTTGCTAACCATGACTTACCATGTCTGAAAGTTGAag GTCGCCAATCCTCGCCGTACCAAGAAGTAACGATATACCGCAACTATTTCACCCGGAACCGCGTACCGTACAGTGACGTCATCATCCTCCGTCAAGTGGTGTCAAACTTCACGCACAACTATGTTCACGACAACACCGGGATGAGGATCCTTGAAGTATCAGGGTTCGATAAGGTCCGGCTGCCGATATACCAGACTACCTCGCATAACGGATTTTATAA GAACTACGCTACAGACCGCGAAGGTCGAGCTACCATTGTAGCAGGAACAGCTGGCCAGAACTACGTAGATAACATCTTCTTTAACCCTGACAACGATTATGAAATGATCACCGTTAATAGGTCCAT TTCGCTCGATCTTTGGCGGACTCGTATAGACGCGAAGCACAACTTCTGGAGTTACAACGAGACTTTAGCAGTGGCCGGTCGTATAAGGGATCAGAGTGACAACCCGTTGCTTTTAGAAGTGGATTACAGACCGTTCTATATGAATAACCAGACGGTACTGGGTGGTGGGAAGTGTCCCCCAGGGTGGGACGCTGTGTCCGGTACATGTTATATGTATGTCGGGGCTCCGATGACGTATGAAGAGGCGAGGAATTTCTGCTTG TCGGACAACGCCTCGATGCCATACATATCGGGCAACTACGCAGCGCTTTACGAGTTCATAAGTCGACAGAACCAGTGGTTCCAATATGGCGACCGAGTGTGGGTCAACCATATTGGATATGTGTCGCAGTGCACGTCCTTTGCCTTTTCGAGTGTGGATATAACTGATTGTAATCAGAAGAATTCGTTCATTTGTGAAATTG aTCCAAAGATAACAATAGACCCTATGTCATGGAAGGGTGACACGCTAGCCGTGGCCTTCATAGGAGTGTTGTTAGCTGCCGTTGTGCTGGTCGCTGCTGCTCTCGTCTGCTGGTATTCTAAGTCTAAACACAG aCACGTACAAAGACTAGAGCGGCGTAATTCGATACGACAGTCGTTACACTCGGTGCGGTCCATCGGCAGCATTAACGGTGGCTTCCCCGATACTCCCTACAGGAGGAAGCTGGCGCAAATG AGTACCCGGTCGACAGACACCCTAACTAAAGGCTCGGACTACAGAAAGATGTTAGCATCCACCACGTCAATGGAATCCATGGAGAAGAGCCAGTTCAACTCCTCCCTCGACGACAACCAGAGCTTCGACATCTATGAGGCACACAACCCAAACACCAACGTCATGCCACTCACACACACCACATTCGTTAAGAAACCCATCACACCAGAATACTCCGTACCACAGAACAATGCAAGGCAGTACGGCAACCTGGCCTTCAGGAACGAAGGGTACAGAGATAATTCTGGTACAGCAAGTGGAGCTCCTTCTATAAACACGGTTGCAACAGAAGAAATACCTATACTACATCAACACGAGGGAATAAGACCCCCTGATGAGTATATTTTATCCCCCCACAACGACTCTCAGTACTACACATCAGATACGTTACCTTTGAGGGATAATTCTGATGATGGGGACTTGAAAAGGCAGTTGGAGCGAGCTGGTAAGATATACGGGCCGTATGGGGCGCCTGCGGGAGCTTACGGTGCTCAACCAAAGCTGTCTTTCCTGATGGAGTTAAGGTCCAAAATGCCGGAGCAGCCGCAAGCGGGAGCCGCCCCGACTACTACATTCGGCCAGAGGAATAATGTTGCAG ACCAGCAACAATACTACGAGGACAACCTGCCCAGCCCGCCGCACCCGCCGGTGTACTCCAGCGCGTACGACACGACCGCCTCCGACAACATCCCGAGCTACGACTCCAGCCCTCAGGACTTATCCCGAGAGTTCGAAGACTCGCCCTTACCAGAACTACACCACAGATCCAAGTCTGAAGCTCTACTAGAAACGAATTTCGATTTTGAGGATTCAGAATCCAGTCCCATACCAATGTCAGAAGCAAGCAGATCACATAGCCAACCTTTAGAAACTGCAATGTAG